In Sporosarcina psychrophila, a genomic segment contains:
- a CDS encoding MBL fold metallo-hydrolase: MKITPIGIWGGYPKANSATSSFLIEHDNFHCLIDCGSGVLSSLQNYLPLEKIDAVVISHYHADHIADVGSLQFSRIINFYLGHQAPPLPIYGHTKDQENFAKLSYQDQTVGIGISEDDVIQIGPFKVSFCRTVHPVYCLAMKFKVGGQSIVLTADTEWRDELIDFARGADLLISEANLYEEHVGKAPGHMGGSEAGRMAKLAGVKQLVLTHLPLHGNIEEILDAAVVVYDGPTELAEVGKVYEV, translated from the coding sequence ATGAAAATAACACCAATCGGTATCTGGGGTGGATACCCGAAAGCAAATAGTGCCACTTCGTCTTTTTTGATCGAACACGATAACTTCCATTGTCTCATTGATTGCGGCAGTGGCGTACTTTCCTCATTGCAAAATTATTTACCTTTAGAAAAAATTGACGCCGTTGTCATCAGTCATTATCACGCAGACCATATTGCTGATGTCGGGAGTCTCCAATTCAGCAGGATCATTAATTTTTATCTAGGTCATCAAGCTCCTCCATTACCGATTTATGGGCACACTAAAGATCAAGAGAATTTCGCAAAACTCTCGTACCAAGATCAAACAGTAGGCATTGGTATTTCAGAAGATGATGTCATTCAAATAGGTCCATTTAAAGTGAGCTTTTGCCGTACGGTACATCCCGTCTATTGCTTGGCAATGAAATTCAAGGTCGGTGGCCAGTCCATTGTACTCACCGCAGATACAGAATGGCGAGATGAACTGATTGATTTCGCACGCGGGGCTGATCTTTTAATTAGCGAGGCCAATTTATATGAAGAACACGTCGGGAAAGCACCAGGTCATATGGGCGGAAGCGAAGCTGGAAGAATGGCGAAATTGGCGGGAGTAAAACAACTTGTGTTAACCCACTTGCCGTTGCACGGAAATATTGAAGAAATTCTTGATGCAGCTGTCGTCGTATATGATGGGCCTACTGAACTTGCTGAAGTTGGGAAAGTATACGAAGTGTAA
- a CDS encoding PepSY domain-containing protein encodes MKKWMMIPALAGVLVIGGVAVAGNAGHSFAATPKGLLTMEEAEAIAVKSVGGTVTGIELDRELVGDIYEVEVKSNGFEYDLDIDAKTGKVLRTDKENDNDDDFDNDDSDDKVIAPNGKFITEKAAVNIAMKQAKGTVTEVELDEDDGRVVYEIEIRDGKYDYDFDIDAISGEVLKFEKDSEKDND; translated from the coding sequence ATGAAGAAATGGATGATGATTCCAGCATTGGCTGGCGTGCTTGTAATAGGTGGAGTTGCGGTGGCTGGGAACGCGGGACATAGTTTTGCGGCGACGCCAAAAGGTTTATTGACGATGGAAGAAGCGGAAGCAATTGCTGTAAAATCAGTAGGTGGAACAGTGACTGGAATTGAATTGGACCGTGAACTAGTGGGTGATATTTATGAGGTTGAAGTTAAATCAAACGGCTTTGAATATGATCTCGATATCGATGCGAAAACAGGAAAAGTATTGCGCACAGATAAAGAAAATGATAATGATGACGACTTTGATAACGACGATTCAGACGATAAAGTGATTGCTCCAAATGGTAAATTCATAACAGAAAAAGCTGCTGTCAATATTGCGATGAAACAAGCAAAAGGCACTGTGACAGAAGTGGAATTAGACGAAGATGATGGCCGAGTAGTCTATGAAATCGAAATTCGAGATGGAAAATATGACTACGACTTTGATATTGATGCAATTTCAGGTGAAGTTCTGAAATTTGAAAAAGATAGTGAAAAAGATAATGATTGA
- a CDS encoding response regulator transcription factor → MKEQILIIEDEENIARVLQLELEFEGYETGIAHTGPDGLIKYREQQWDLVLLDLMLPGLNGLDVLRRIRATEADTPVILLTAKSDVEDKVAGLDLGANDYVTKPFEIDELLARIRSALRFSKPVASVGTKDEHLLEFAGLSLHEQTRDVTRNGRSIELTPREYDLLLHLLKHPNQVLSREQLLDAVWGFDYYGDTNVVDVYIRYVRKKIEQGEKSTLIQTIRGVGYVLKEQQVNEA, encoded by the coding sequence ATGAAAGAGCAAATCTTAATCATCGAAGACGAAGAAAATATCGCACGTGTCCTTCAGCTTGAGCTTGAGTTTGAGGGCTATGAAACGGGCATTGCACATACAGGACCAGACGGGCTTATCAAATATCGTGAACAACAATGGGATCTGGTTCTATTAGATCTTATGTTACCTGGATTGAATGGATTAGACGTATTGCGACGGATTCGAGCAACAGAAGCAGACACGCCAGTCATATTATTGACGGCGAAAAGTGATGTGGAAGATAAGGTGGCGGGGCTTGACCTCGGGGCGAATGATTATGTGACGAAACCTTTTGAAATCGATGAATTACTCGCAAGGATTCGTTCGGCGCTTAGATTCTCTAAACCTGTGGCGTCTGTAGGGACTAAAGACGAACATCTCCTTGAATTTGCGGGTTTGTCTCTTCATGAGCAAACACGTGACGTAACAAGAAATGGTCGCTCCATTGAGCTAACACCACGGGAGTACGATCTTTTACTTCATCTGTTGAAACACCCAAACCAAGTGTTGTCACGTGAACAGTTACTAGATGCTGTTTGGGGATTCGACTATTACGGTGATACAAACGTCGTGGATGTGTACATTCGATATGTCCGGAAGAAAATCGAACAAGGGGAAAAAAGCACGCTTATCCAAACGATACGGGGTGTTGGTTATGTTTTAAAGGAGCAACAGGTTAATGAAGCTTAA
- a CDS encoding sensor histidine kinase gives MAESTLEQLCTIYTDLSADDIQQLKSVASTLQMYADLSDAYMFIDCKMKDNEQAIVVAEAFPKSINAVYENSVIGKIVFDSFEPGVFYSYRKGKKSLIRQAVTQEGRSVEQSVVPIKNNMHQVIAVLIQEKEVYHAMPYTNNLEDLPFGQESIGYVLGDKNSEMPIVSDLLMEIFLLTDHENKLTYANPVGVKFITEMSHTEEIQNVNLVELLPFLKPVYDQQDDVFVSELTLDRKNLVVKKIRLRKKDEMRGTLLVIQDLTELRTKEKELMMKSVVIQEIHHRVKNNLQTVASLLRLQMRKGISEESKSYFEDTLNRVFSISSVYELILANEDAEDDDVDIIELTKKVCSAMTINGPHKKVGLIIRSNGNRILTSSRKAVSIALIVNELVQNSLKHAFPGDTRGEIIVNFYSKADSLELHISDNGVGIKQTKSSLGLEIVRNLVVNDLNGEFSYMPEDIGTHAAIMFPVSPEVIIYYEKENIDS, from the coding sequence GTGGCAGAATCTACACTCGAGCAATTGTGTACTATATATACGGACCTGTCAGCTGATGATATTCAACAATTAAAAAGTGTTGCTTCTACATTACAAATGTATGCGGATTTATCGGATGCTTACATGTTCATTGATTGTAAGATGAAAGACAATGAACAGGCAATTGTTGTTGCCGAGGCTTTTCCAAAGTCTATTAATGCTGTTTATGAAAATTCGGTTATTGGAAAGATAGTGTTTGATTCCTTTGAGCCGGGTGTGTTTTATAGTTATCGTAAAGGGAAGAAGTCACTAATTCGTCAGGCGGTAACACAAGAAGGAAGATCTGTGGAGCAAAGTGTAGTTCCTATTAAAAATAATATGCATCAAGTAATAGCTGTACTTATACAAGAGAAAGAAGTCTATCATGCCATGCCTTACACTAATAATCTTGAAGATCTTCCATTTGGACAGGAGTCAATCGGCTATGTCTTGGGGGATAAGAATAGTGAAATGCCGATAGTTTCGGACTTATTAATGGAAATTTTCCTGTTGACTGACCATGAAAATAAGTTGACTTATGCAAATCCAGTAGGTGTTAAATTCATAACAGAGATGAGTCATACGGAAGAAATACAAAATGTAAACTTAGTAGAGTTATTGCCTTTTCTTAAACCTGTATATGATCAGCAAGATGACGTTTTTGTATCTGAATTAACATTAGACCGTAAGAATCTCGTTGTCAAAAAAATTCGATTGCGGAAAAAGGATGAAATGAGAGGGACCTTACTCGTTATCCAAGACTTAACTGAGCTCCGTACGAAAGAAAAAGAACTTATGATGAAATCCGTTGTTATTCAAGAAATTCACCATAGAGTGAAGAATAATCTTCAAACCGTGGCAAGCTTACTTAGGCTACAAATGAGGAAGGGGATTTCCGAAGAAAGTAAATCCTACTTTGAAGATACGCTAAACAGAGTATTTAGTATTTCCTCCGTTTACGAATTGATTTTGGCTAATGAAGATGCAGAAGATGATGATGTGGATATCATTGAGCTTACAAAAAAGGTTTGTTCAGCAATGACAATAAATGGTCCCCATAAAAAAGTGGGCTTGATTATTAGGTCAAATGGCAATAGAATATTAACATCATCAAGGAAAGCGGTTTCAATTGCACTAATTGTTAATGAACTCGTTCAAAACTCCTTGAAACACGCATTTCCTGGAGACACTCGCGGTGAGATTATTGTTAACTTTTATTCGAAGGCAGACTCTTTGGAGCTTCATATTTCCGACAACGGTGTTGGGATTAAACAAACGAAGTCATCACTTGGTTTAGAAATTGTACGTAATTTAGTTGTGAATGACTTGAATGGCGAATTTAGTTATATGCCGGAAGACATAGGAACACACGCAGCAATTATGTTTCCAGTAAGTCCGGAGGTTATTATTTATTATGAGAAAGAAAATATTGATAGCTGA
- a CDS encoding PepSY domain-containing protein gives MHFLKKSWFIPSLLTLVLLTVGGFYIGSLINKQEPMAADTIRTQLESMYGGTVDRISITNGVYQAEMSRGEAVYSAEVDATTGSVLSLTQTGEMKEEIPDVLSESKVKEIIAGKYSGETERISLNTGGEAPIYEVKLSKDPKFTKVTVDAMTGKIITETVKETTGENALITKEQAIAIAQTQLKGDVDDFSYEKTSDGGYYQIEIEAADDREGTFQIHAISGKIMSVTWDD, from the coding sequence ATGCATTTTTTGAAAAAATCATGGTTTATTCCGTCCCTGTTAACCTTAGTACTTCTAACGGTGGGCGGATTTTATATAGGAAGTTTGATCAATAAGCAGGAACCGATGGCGGCTGATACGATCCGAACTCAGTTGGAGAGCATGTACGGTGGAACTGTTGACCGCATCTCAATAACGAACGGCGTTTATCAAGCAGAAATGAGTCGAGGTGAAGCGGTTTATTCGGCTGAAGTTGACGCAACGACAGGAAGTGTTTTATCGCTTACCCAGACTGGTGAAATGAAGGAAGAGATTCCGGACGTGCTTTCTGAGTCTAAGGTGAAAGAAATTATAGCGGGGAAATATAGCGGTGAAACGGAACGGATTTCATTGAATACAGGCGGAGAAGCCCCGATTTACGAGGTGAAGCTGTCGAAAGACCCGAAGTTTACAAAGGTGACAGTCGACGCCATGACGGGGAAAATAATCACTGAAACCGTGAAGGAAACGACAGGGGAAAATGCGCTTATTACCAAGGAACAGGCGATTGCAATTGCGCAAACTCAATTAAAAGGTGATGTAGATGACTTTTCGTATGAAAAAACAAGCGATGGAGGCTACTACCAAATCGAAATCGAAGCAGCTGATGACCGGGAAGGTACCTTCCAGATTCATGCAATTTCAGGAAAAATAATGTCTGTCACATGGGATGACTAA
- a CDS encoding sensor histidine kinase, protein MKLKTKIHLFSTLLMLVILTLTNTGIYFVYGKLAYDTEYNQLKTQSQDLIASLSQMTEKTNPATVLHAYRPPNGAVRILGPTGKLKVESESAEGIRSYHPEIKPGERYSIGEFDNTPILTMREPVIWTDGKVVELQMIQLLSDVKHNLSLLKLILFGVTLIAMIPITISSVALGRIVIQPIDNLIKTMSQSRQTGTYEKIEVPAEGKDEMAQMGHEFNDMMGQLESNFKKQEQFVSNASHELKTPLTVIESYARLLSRRGFDDLSVAKEAVGAILGESIRMKNMIEQMLHLARNQEQVAFKFEETDINSLVEKTLQPMCQAHARDFILEGNGSVFVVTDAEKLRQLLFILLDNARKYSEREIKTTISENETSISIAVTDYGNGIPKEALPHIFDRFYRVHEDRNRKTGGTGLGLAIAKELADGLGAELNIESSVGVGTTFRIIMPKKQILTDF, encoded by the coding sequence ATGAAGCTTAAAACAAAGATCCACCTTTTTTCTACGTTGCTGATGCTCGTTATCTTAACGTTGACGAACACGGGCATCTATTTTGTGTACGGGAAATTGGCATATGACACGGAGTATAATCAGCTAAAAACGCAATCGCAAGACTTGATTGCTTCGCTCAGTCAGATGACCGAAAAAACGAATCCAGCGACGGTTCTCCATGCCTACAGACCACCGAATGGTGCGGTCCGTATTTTGGGTCCAACGGGCAAGTTGAAAGTGGAGTCCGAATCGGCGGAAGGAATTAGAAGTTACCATCCTGAAATAAAACCAGGCGAACGCTATTCAATCGGTGAATTTGACAATACACCGATACTTACGATGCGCGAGCCAGTTATTTGGACAGACGGAAAAGTGGTTGAACTGCAGATGATTCAACTGCTAAGTGATGTAAAACATAATTTGAGCTTGCTCAAGCTTATCCTCTTCGGAGTGACCCTTATCGCGATGATTCCCATAACGATTTCAAGCGTTGCGCTTGGTCGCATCGTGATCCAACCAATTGATAATCTCATTAAAACGATGTCACAAAGCCGGCAAACGGGAACATACGAGAAGATTGAGGTCCCAGCCGAAGGGAAAGACGAAATGGCGCAGATGGGCCATGAGTTCAACGATATGATGGGGCAACTCGAGAGCAATTTTAAAAAACAAGAACAGTTCGTTTCCAATGCCTCGCATGAATTAAAAACGCCACTCACTGTTATAGAAAGCTACGCGCGGCTTCTCTCACGCCGCGGATTTGATGACCTTTCGGTGGCAAAAGAGGCAGTCGGGGCAATTCTTGGGGAATCCATTCGGATGAAGAATATGATTGAGCAAATGCTCCATCTTGCAAGAAATCAAGAACAGGTTGCATTTAAGTTTGAGGAAACGGATATTAATTCGTTGGTTGAAAAGACCTTACAACCAATGTGTCAAGCACACGCAAGAGATTTCATCCTAGAAGGGAACGGTTCTGTTTTTGTGGTAACGGATGCTGAAAAACTTAGACAATTATTATTCATCCTCCTTGATAATGCACGAAAATATAGCGAACGAGAAATTAAAACGACTATTTCGGAAAATGAAACTTCTATTTCCATTGCTGTTACTGACTATGGAAACGGAATCCCTAAAGAAGCCTTGCCGCACATTTTTGACCGATTCTATCGAGTCCATGAAGACCGAAACCGTAAAACAGGTGGAACGGGCCTTGGGCTGGCAATTGCTAAGGAACTTGCAGATGGTCTTGGAGCAGAATTGAATATAGAAAGTAGCGTTGGCGTAGGAACCACCTTCCGGATCATCATGCCCAAAAAACAGATTCTCACCGATTTTTAA
- a CDS encoding ANTAR domain-containing response regulator, whose product MRKKILIAEDESLIRMDIKMMLEDHGYDVVGEAGDGDRAIELAFLHKPDLILMDIKMPKINGLQASQIIANQLDLPILIITAYSQKEFIKKAQQDNIVGYLVKPIAESNLIPAVEIALHQSGKAKRLKEDIKNAKQEVEKRKLIERAKGILMQMEQITEEEAFKRMRDSSMTRQMTMESLAKEIIAQQK is encoded by the coding sequence ATGAGAAAGAAAATATTGATAGCTGAAGATGAATCCTTAATTCGTATGGATATCAAGATGATGTTAGAAGACCATGGCTACGATGTTGTCGGTGAGGCAGGGGACGGTGATCGAGCGATTGAACTCGCATTTTTACATAAACCGGACCTAATTTTGATGGATATTAAAATGCCCAAGATTAACGGACTACAAGCCAGTCAAATTATTGCCAATCAGTTAGACTTACCGATTTTAATCATCACGGCTTATAGTCAAAAAGAATTTATCAAGAAAGCACAACAGGATAATATTGTAGGTTATTTGGTCAAACCTATTGCGGAATCAAATTTAATACCAGCAGTTGAAATCGCTCTCCATCAGTCGGGTAAAGCAAAAAGACTGAAAGAGGATATTAAAAACGCGAAACAAGAAGTAGAAAAAAGAAAACTGATTGAACGAGCCAAAGGAATTCTAATGCAAATGGAACAAATAACGGAAGAAGAAGCGTTTAAACGAATGAGAGATTCTAGTATGACCAGACAAATGACAATGGAGTCATTGGCTAAGGAAATTATTGCACAACAAAAGTGA
- a CDS encoding M20/M25/M40 family metallo-hydrolase, with the protein MNQLLWGTPSTLRSLLCELVSWDSRTLTEGENTFAPKLEAKLNELAYFINNPNQLALHDAGLGRQAVTALYKHPEATETIVLISHFDTVWTEEYGVLEPFAFYPEMLTKMLSEPQHNADLPEDARIDLETGNYLFGRGTMDMKMGLALHMQLIEKASVEKWPINLLLATVPDEEVNSAGMRAVVKELVRIREEQGLTYKLFLNSEPSFSQNPTDIAEYVYSGTIGKIMPAALFYGKETHVGEPMKGMTANYIASYLTQRMEWNELFRETDLGESTPLPVSLQQKDLKLQYSTQTPYRAVALYNVFLMKRTASEVMDLFEQVALEAMAACNDSYKVICEREQVKGVGEVNVLRYEQLLEHALLKLGEKEVDRLKQEVLHNEEWDDREKSLRIVDNLMIQCQELAPATVLLYAPPYYPAINSSDNPLVIQSIELMKKTAETFNNTVEQIHYFNGICDLSYVNYDDDTNGWAAFESNTPVWGETYSIPFTEMAQLKAPVFNVGPFGKDAHQRTERLHVDSAFVEMPVMLETLVKSMYVTNESLETCTG; encoded by the coding sequence ATGAACCAATTACTATGGGGCACACCCTCTACACTTCGGTCACTGTTATGTGAACTCGTTAGCTGGGACAGCCGTACGTTAACTGAAGGGGAGAATACATTTGCTCCCAAATTAGAGGCGAAATTAAATGAACTAGCGTATTTCATAAATAACCCGAATCAGTTGGCACTTCACGATGCAGGGCTTGGTCGTCAAGCTGTCACTGCTTTGTACAAGCATCCCGAAGCAACAGAAACGATTGTTCTTATAAGTCACTTCGATACCGTATGGACTGAAGAATATGGTGTGTTGGAGCCGTTTGCATTTTATCCGGAAATGCTGACGAAAATGTTGTCTGAACCCCAGCATAATGCTGATCTTCCGGAGGATGCACGCATCGACTTGGAGACCGGAAATTACTTGTTTGGTCGAGGCACAATGGATATGAAAATGGGGCTTGCGCTTCATATGCAACTCATTGAAAAAGCCAGTGTCGAAAAATGGCCAATCAATCTATTATTAGCTACCGTTCCTGATGAGGAAGTTAACTCAGCAGGGATGCGTGCTGTAGTGAAGGAGCTTGTCCGTATTCGTGAGGAGCAAGGGTTAACGTATAAACTATTTTTAAATAGCGAGCCATCGTTTTCCCAAAACCCAACGGATATTGCTGAATATGTTTACTCGGGTACCATCGGGAAAATCATGCCCGCTGCATTGTTCTATGGCAAAGAAACGCATGTCGGCGAGCCAATGAAAGGTATGACTGCGAACTATATTGCTTCATATCTGACACAACGGATGGAATGGAACGAATTATTCCGCGAGACGGATCTTGGAGAAAGTACGCCGTTGCCGGTTTCATTGCAACAAAAAGATTTAAAGCTTCAATACTCGACGCAAACGCCTTACCGCGCAGTAGCATTATATAATGTTTTCCTGATGAAGCGTACGGCATCGGAAGTGATGGATTTGTTCGAACAAGTGGCACTTGAGGCAATGGCAGCGTGCAACGATAGCTACAAGGTTATTTGTGAACGAGAGCAAGTGAAAGGCGTAGGGGAAGTGAACGTTTTGCGTTATGAACAGCTCCTTGAACATGCTTTGCTAAAATTAGGGGAAAAAGAAGTGGATCGCTTGAAGCAAGAAGTACTCCATAACGAAGAGTGGGATGATCGTGAAAAATCGCTTCGTATCGTCGATAACTTGATGATCCAATGCCAGGAACTTGCGCCGGCAACTGTCCTTCTTTATGCACCACCTTACTATCCAGCCATTAACTCGTCGGATAACCCGCTTGTCATCCAGTCGATTGAATTGATGAAGAAAACAGCGGAAACATTTAATAATACAGTCGAACAGATTCATTACTTCAACGGTATCTGTGACCTAAGTTATGTTAACTACGATGACGACACAAATGGCTGGGCTGCATTCGAAAGCAATACGCCGGTATGGGGCGAAACGTATAGCATTCCATTCACTGAGATGGCCCAGTTGAAAGCGCCCGTGTTCAATGTAGGTCCGTTTGGGAAAGATGCACATCAACGGACGGAGCGTTTACATGTCGACAGTGCTTTTGTGGAAATGCCTGTTATGCTGGAAACGCTCGTGAAGAGCATGTATGTCACGAATGAAAGTTTGGAAACATGTACAGGCTAA
- the eutH gene encoding ethanolamine utilization protein EutH — protein sequence MAMIGTVIVYIIMFCAVLGAFAAIKNPEDGLGKEFMSGLHAVGHIFVPAAGIMASIPYLTWFISKFIGPIFDAIGADPAIAATTILASDMGGYQLANALKTSYEGWVMALIVGYMAGATIVFSIPMGLAMLDKRDHKYMALGVMSGVLTIPIGAFIASVLVVLFNTEIRDVISTTSDSTYEFVISYGQILINLLPLLIFVLLIAAGLKFFPRGMIAGFMIFGRVMDAAIKLVLVFSIVEIFTGLFTTIFGAWGFDPIMADEADQFRALETAGYIGIMLAGAFPMVYLLRKYAAKPLEAGGRRIGLSSTGSAGILATMANILAMFSLVRYMRPKDKVINIAFAVCAAFLLGDHLSFTANFQPNIILPVIIGKLTAGICAIGIAYWLSVPTALKLEEKDRADGTILPGEYLEDEKAEK from the coding sequence ATGGCGATGATAGGCACAGTAATTGTATATATTATTATGTTTTGTGCAGTTTTGGGGGCGTTTGCGGCAATTAAAAACCCGGAAGATGGGCTTGGTAAGGAATTTATGTCTGGTCTTCATGCGGTTGGTCATATCTTTGTACCGGCAGCAGGTATCATGGCATCCATACCTTATTTAACATGGTTTATCAGTAAGTTTATCGGACCTATTTTTGATGCTATTGGGGCGGATCCGGCAATTGCCGCGACGACAATCTTAGCATCGGATATGGGCGGGTATCAGTTAGCAAATGCATTGAAAACTTCCTATGAAGGCTGGGTAATGGCATTAATTGTAGGATACATGGCGGGGGCAACAATTGTATTCTCGATACCTATGGGACTTGCAATGCTTGATAAAAGAGATCATAAATACATGGCACTTGGCGTAATGTCTGGTGTTTTAACAATTCCGATCGGTGCATTTATTGCTTCTGTATTGGTCGTATTATTTAATACTGAAATTCGTGATGTCATAAGCACAACATCCGATTCTACGTATGAATTTGTCATCAGTTATGGACAAATACTAATTAACCTATTACCGTTACTCATATTCGTACTTTTAATCGCGGCAGGGTTGAAGTTCTTCCCGCGCGGCATGATTGCAGGGTTTATGATTTTTGGACGTGTAATGGATGCGGCTATCAAACTAGTGTTAGTCTTCTCGATCGTTGAAATATTCACGGGTTTATTCACAACTATTTTCGGCGCATGGGGCTTCGATCCAATTATGGCGGATGAAGCAGATCAATTCCGCGCACTTGAAACGGCTGGTTATATTGGTATTATGTTAGCAGGGGCATTCCCAATGGTTTACTTACTACGTAAATATGCAGCGAAACCATTGGAAGCAGGTGGACGTAGGATTGGACTATCTTCCACAGGGAGTGCTGGTATCTTAGCGACGATGGCTAATATTTTGGCGATGTTCTCGCTAGTTAGATACATGAGACCGAAAGATAAGGTCATTAACATCGCATTTGCAGTCTGTGCAGCATTCTTGCTAGGAGATCACTTGTCCTTTACGGCAAACTTCCAACCAAATATTATTTTGCCAGTAATTATTGGTAAATTAACAGCCGGTATCTGTGCAATTGGGATAGCGTACTGGTTATCTGTTCCAACAGCTCTGAAACTTGAAGAGAAAGACCGTGCAGATGGAACCATTCTTCCAGGCGAGTACTTAGAAGATGAAAAAGCCGAGAAGTAA
- a CDS encoding amino acid permease gives MSNKGEQPQDNLLKRSMKSRHLFMLSLGGVIGTGLFLNAGYTINQAGAGGALLGYLFGGLILYMVMVCLGELAVHMPVTGSFQTYATRYISPSAGFSLGWMYFVGSAATAGVEFTAAGILMQHWFPNVPIWIWCLIFMVLLFSLNALSTRGFAEAEFWFAGIKVLAVILFLIIGFAAIFGFIPMEGRSTPFLTNLAPTGLFPAGIAIVFVTMMNVIFSYQGSELVGIAAGETENPEKNIPKAIRTIIFRIVIFYIASIIVLSAIFPASELGLLASPFVTLMEIAGVPYAAGIMNFVILTAILSVGNSCLYASTRLLWAMSNEGMAPKMFGRLSKNRVPLNALIFTMSFSLLSLLTSVMEAEAVFVLLMSIAGIAVTISWMGIATSQLMFRRHYLKEGGKLEDLKYKVPFYPYVPLFCIAFCLLILVFLAFDPTQRIGLYYGVGFLVACMLFYKFRLEKKNKVSVETEVKPVN, from the coding sequence ATGTCAAACAAAGGGGAACAACCGCAAGATAATCTATTAAAACGTTCTATGAAAAGCCGTCACTTGTTTATGCTCTCTCTCGGAGGAGTAATTGGAACCGGTCTGTTTCTGAATGCAGGCTATACAATTAATCAAGCCGGCGCGGGGGGAGCGCTGCTTGGATACTTATTCGGTGGTTTGATTTTATATATGGTTATGGTTTGTCTTGGCGAGCTGGCTGTCCATATGCCTGTGACAGGGTCTTTCCAAACATATGCAACGCGTTATATTAGTCCTTCGGCTGGTTTTTCACTTGGCTGGATGTATTTTGTAGGTTCGGCTGCCACTGCGGGAGTGGAATTCACTGCTGCTGGAATACTTATGCAACATTGGTTCCCAAATGTTCCGATTTGGATTTGGTGTTTGATATTTATGGTCCTCTTATTCTCTTTGAATGCGTTGTCGACGAGAGGATTTGCAGAAGCTGAATTCTGGTTTGCAGGTATTAAAGTCCTTGCAGTTATTTTGTTCCTTATCATTGGGTTTGCGGCGATTTTTGGCTTCATTCCTATGGAAGGTCGTTCAACACCCTTCTTAACAAATTTAGCTCCTACAGGGTTATTCCCAGCGGGCATCGCGATCGTGTTTGTGACGATGATGAACGTTATCTTCTCCTATCAAGGTTCGGAGTTGGTTGGAATTGCGGCAGGGGAAACAGAAAATCCTGAAAAGAACATACCAAAAGCAATCCGAACGATAATTTTTAGAATTGTCATTTTCTATATCGCTTCGATTATTGTTTTATCGGCTATTTTTCCTGCATCCGAACTTGGTTTACTTGCCAGTCCGTTTGTGACATTGATGGAAATTGCCGGCGTTCCGTACGCGGCGGGTATTATGAACTTTGTTATCTTGACGGCGATTTTGTCAGTGGGAAATTCGTGTTTATATGCGTCAACGCGACTTCTATGGGCAATGTCAAACGAAGGGATGGCACCTAAGATGTTCGGGCGATTATCGAAAAATAGAGTACCGCTCAATGCACTTATCTTCACAATGTCGTTCTCCCTCTTATCATTATTGACAAGTGTGATGGAAGCAGAGGCAGTGTTCGTATTACTCATGTCGATTGCAGGAATAGCTGTCACAATTTCGTGGATGGGGATTGCGACATCTCAATTGATGTTCCGTCGTCACTATTTGAAAGAGGGCGGAAAATTGGAAGACCTAAAATATAAAGTCCCTTTCTATCCTTATGTCCCATTGTTTTGTATCGCCTTTTGTCTTCTTATTCTCGTCTTTTTGGCATTCGATCCAACACAGCGGATTGGGTTATACTACGGGGTCGGATTTTTAGTTGCATGTATGCTGTTTTATAAATTCAGGTTGGAAAAAAAGAACAAGGTTAGTGTTGAAACCGAAGTGAAACCTGTAAATTAA